TACAAGCAGGCGTTCTACGCCCGCGACCTGGCCGGCACGGTCGTCCTGGTCGGCGTCCCCACCCCGGAGATGAAACTCGAACTGCCCCTGCTGGACGTCTTCGGCCGCGGCGGCTCCCTCAAGTCCTCCTGGTACGGCGACTGTCTGCCCGACCGTGACTTCCCCATGCTGATCAACCTCTATCTCCAGGGCCGCCTGGACCTGGAGGCGTTCGTCACCGAGACCATCGCGCTGGACGACGTGGAGAAGGCGTTCGAGCGGATGCACGGCGGCGACGTGCTGCGTTCGGTGGTGGTCCTCTGATGGCCGGCCGCACCCCCCGCGTCGAACACCTCGTCACCTCGGGCCAGTTCAGCCTCGACGGCGGCACCTGGGACGTCGACAACAACGTCTGGATCGTCGGCGACGACCACGAGGTGATCGTCATCGACGCCGCCCACGACGCCGACGCGATCGCGAAGGCCGTGGGAGAGCGCCGGTTGTCGGCCATCGTCTGCACCCACGCCCACAACGACCACATCGACGCCGCCCCCGCCCTCGCCGAGCGCACCGGCGCGCCGATCTGGCTCCACCCCGACGACCTGCCGCTGTGGAAGCAGACCCACCCGGACCGTCTGCCCGACCACTGGCTGGCCGACGGCCAGGTCATCGAGGCCGCCGGAGCCGATCTGACCGTCCTGCACACCCCAGGCCACGCGCCGGGCGCCGTCTGCCTGTACGACCCGGGCCTCGGCACGGTCTTCACCGGCGACACCCTCTTCTCCGGCGGCCCCGGCGCCACCGGCCGTTCCTACTCCCACTTCCCGACGATCATCGACTCCATCCGCGACCGTCTCCTCGCCCTCCCGCCCGAGACGGTCGTCCGCACGGGCCACGGCGACTCGACGACGATCGGGGCCGAGGCCCCTCAGCTGGAGGAGTGGATCGCGCGCGGCCACTGAGTGAGGCCGGGGTTCCCCGCGTCCTGGAGGGGCGCGGGGAACCGGGCGGACAACCCCGACGAACCCGCGGTCGCCGCCCCACCCGAGCGGCCGAGTCCGCGGGCGTCCGGTTCTCCCGAGAAACCCGACAGAAGATGTCCGGCTTCCACGACACCCTCGTGTCGAGGACGCCGGAACACCCCCGGCGTCCGCCAAGGTGACACCCACACCCAGGAGGCCGGACATGTCGACACCACTCACCGACAAGCCGCTGAACAACAAGATCGCCCTCGTCGCCGGAGCCACCCGCGGAGCAGGCCGCGGCATCGCCGTGGAACTGGGCGCGGCCGGCGCGACCGTCTACGTCACCGGCCGCTCCACCCGTGAGCGGCGGTCCGAGTACGACCGCCCCGAAACCCTGGAGGACACCGCCGACCTGGTCACCGAGGCGGGCGGCCACGGCATCGCCGTCCCCACCGACCATCTCGAACCGGACCGGGTCCGGGCCCTGGTGGAGCGGATCGACGCGGAGCAGGGCAGGCTCGACATCCTCGTCAACGACGTCTGGGGCGGCGAGAAGCTCTTCGAGTGGGACAGCCGGCTCTGGGAGCACGACCTCGACAACGGTCTGCGGCTGCTGCGCCTCGCCGTCGAGACCCACGCCATCACCAGCCACTTCGCCCTGCCGCTGCTGCTGCGTCACCCCGGCGGCCTGGTCGTGGAGATGACCGACGGCACGGCCGAGTACAACG
The sequence above is drawn from the Streptomyces griseiscabiei genome and encodes:
- a CDS encoding SDR family oxidoreductase: MSTPLTDKPLNNKIALVAGATRGAGRGIAVELGAAGATVYVTGRSTRERRSEYDRPETLEDTADLVTEAGGHGIAVPTDHLEPDRVRALVERIDAEQGRLDILVNDVWGGEKLFEWDSRLWEHDLDNGLRLLRLAVETHAITSHFALPLLLRHPGGLVVEMTDGTAEYNGANYRVNFFYDLAKSCVLRMAFALGHELGPRGATAVALTPGWLRSEMMLDIYGVTEETWRDALDQVPHFAISESPRYVGRAVAALAADPEVARFNGESLSSGSLARTYGFTDLDGSRPDAWRYLVEVQDADKPADTTGYR
- a CDS encoding MBL fold metallo-hydrolase, with the protein product MAGRTPRVEHLVTSGQFSLDGGTWDVDNNVWIVGDDHEVIVIDAAHDADAIAKAVGERRLSAIVCTHAHNDHIDAAPALAERTGAPIWLHPDDLPLWKQTHPDRLPDHWLADGQVIEAAGADLTVLHTPGHAPGAVCLYDPGLGTVFTGDTLFSGGPGATGRSYSHFPTIIDSIRDRLLALPPETVVRTGHGDSTTIGAEAPQLEEWIARGH